One genomic segment of Camelus ferus isolate YT-003-E chromosome 19, BCGSAC_Cfer_1.0, whole genome shotgun sequence includes these proteins:
- the TSHZ2 gene encoding teashirt homolog 2 isoform X4 — translation MPRRKQQAPKRAAGYAQEEQLKEEEEIKEEEEEEEDSGSVAQRQGSNDPGTDEELETVETGPEQKGCFSYQNSPGSHLSNQDAENESLLSDASDQVSDVKSVCSRDAPDKKASLHPKPPNEAHSCMDKMTAVYANILSDSYWSGLGLGFKLSNSERRNCDTRNGSKTDFDWHQDALSKSLQQNLPSRPMSKPSLFSSVQLYRQNSKMCGAVFTGASRFRCRQCSAAYDTLVELTVHMNETGHYQDDNRKKDKLRPTSYSKPRKRAFQDMDKEDAQKVLKCMFCGDSFDSLQDLSVHMIKTKHYQKVPLKEPVPTISSKMVTPAKKRIFDVNRPCSPDSTTGSFADSFPSQKSANLQLSANNRYGYQNGASYTWQFEACKSQILKCMECGSSHDTLQQLTTHMMVTGHFLKVTSSASKKGKQLVLDPLAVEKMQSLSDAPSSDSLAPKPSSNSASDRTASTTELKKEGKKEKPEEIIKDEKVMKSEDYEDPLQKPLDPTIKYQYLREEDLEDGSKGGGDILKSLENTVTTAINKAQNGAPSWSAYPSIHAAYQLSEGTKPSLPLGSQVLQIRPNLANKLRPIAPKWKVMPLVSVPTNLAPYTQVKKEPEDKDDVEKECRRESAQEEASSFSHGEGHSFSKSELPSESKKAEPCPPEEENKLTKEGGEREKPQALEPASSLSNGCALTNHAPALPCINPLSALQSVLNNHLGKATEPLRSAACSSPSSSTMSMFHKSSLNAVDKPVLSPAPTRPASVSRRYLFESNDQPIDLTKSKGKKAESPQAQSCTSPPQKHALSDIADMVKVLPKATTPKPAASSRVPPVKLEMDVRRFEDVSSEVSTLHKRKGRQSNWNPQHLLILQAQFASSLFQTSEGKYLLSDLGPQERMQISKFTGLSMTTISHWLANVKYQLRKTGGTKFLKNMDKGHPIFYCSDCASQFRTPSTYISHLESHLGFQMKDMTRMAVEQQSKAEQELSRVSSAQRSPETIAGEEDTDSKFK, via the coding sequence GCTACGCCCAGGAGGAACagctgaaggaagaggaggaaatcaaagaagaagaggaggaagaggaagacagtggTTCAGTAGCTCAGCGTCAGGGCAGCAATGACCCAGGAACAGATGAGGAGCTAGAAACGGTGGAAACGGGTCCTGAGCAGAAAGGCTGCTTCAGCTACCAGAACTCTCCAGGAAGTCATCTGTCCAATCAGGACGCCGAGAACGAGTCCTTGCTGAGTGATGCCAGTGACCAGGTGTCAGACGTCAAGAGTGTGTGCAGTCGAGATGCCCCGGACAAGAAAGCCAGCCTGCACCCCAAGCCCCCAAATGAAGCCCACAGCTGCATGGATAAAATGACCGCTGTCTACGCCAACATCTTGTCTGATTCCTACTGGTCCGGCCTGGGTCTTGGCTTTAAGCTGTCCAACAGCGAGAGGCGGAATTGTGACACCCGAAATGGCAGCAAGACTGATTTCGACTGGCACCAGGACGCTCTGTCCAAAAGCCTTCAGCAGAACTTGCCTTCCAGACCCATGTCGAAGCCCAGCCTGTTCAGCTCGGTCCAGCTGTACCGGCAGAACAGCAAGATGTGCGGGGCCGTTTTCACCGGGGCCAGCAGGTTCCGGTGCCGGCAGTGCAGTGCCGCCTACGACACCTTGGTCGAGTTGACTGTGCACATGAACGAAACAGGCCACTATCAAGATGACAACCGCAAAAAGGACAAGCTTAGACCCACGAGCTACTCAAAGCCCCGAAAAAGGGCTTTCCAGGACATGGACAAGGAGGACGCTCAAAAGGTTCTGAAATGTATGTTTTGTGGCGACTCCTTTGATTCCCTCCAAGATTTGAGCGTCCACAtgatcaaaacaaaacattacCAAAAAGTGCCTTTGAAGGAGCCAGTACCAACCATTTCCTCGAAAATGGTCACTCCCGCGAAGAAACGCATCTTCGATGTCAACCGGCCCTGTTCCCCCGATTCGACCACAGGGTCGTTTGCCGATTCATTTCCTTCTCAGAAGAGCGCCAACTTACAGCTGTCCGCCAACAATCGCTATGGGTACCAGAACGGCGCCAGCTACACCTGGCAGTTCGAGGCCTGCAAGTCCCAGATCCTGAAGTGCATGGAGTGCGGGAGCTCCCACGACACTTTGCAGCAGCTCACCACCCACATGATGGTCACCGGTcactttctcaaggtcaccagCTCTGCCTCCAAGAAAGGGAAGCAGCTGGTGTTGGACCCACTCGCCGTGGAGAAGATGCAGTCATTGTCTGACGCCCCAAGCAGTGATTCCCTGGCTCCCAAGCCGTCAAGTAACTCAGCTTCTGACCGCACAGCCTCCACAACTGAGTTAAAGAAAgagggtaaaaaagaaaaaccggAGGAGATCATCAAGGATGAGAAGGTCATGAAAAGCGAGGACTATGAAGACCCTCTGCAAAAACCTTTAGACCCTACAATTAAATACCAGTATCTAAGGGAGGAGGATTTGGAAGACGGCTCCAAGGGTGGAGGGGACATTTTGAAGTCACTGGAAAACACTGTTACCACCGCCATCAACAAAGCCCAAAACGGGGCTCCCAGCTGGAGCGCGTACCCCAGTATCCACGCGGCCTACCAGCTGTCCGAGGGCACCAAGCCTTCCctgcctctgggctcccaggTCCTGCAGATTCGACCCAACCTCGCCAACAAGCTAAGGCCAATTGCACCCAAGTGGAAAGTGATGCCACTGGTTTCCGTGCCCACAAACCTGGCCCCATACACTCAAGTTAAGAAGGAGCCAGAAGACAAAGATGACGTCGAGAAGGAGTGTAGGAGGGAAAGTGCCCAAGAAGAGGCGTCCTCCTTCAGCCACGGCGAGGGGCATTCTTTCTCCAAAAGCGAACTCCCTTCAGAATCCAAAAAGGCTGAGCCTTGTCCCCCAGAGGAGGAGAACAAGCTGACGAAAGAgggcggggagagagagaaaccccAGGCCTTGGAGCCAGCGTCTTCTCTCAGCAACGGTTGCGCCCTCACCAACCACGCTCCGGCCCTGCCGTGCATCAACCCGCTCAGCGCCCTGCAGTCCGTCCTGAACAATCACCTGGGCAAAGCCACGGAACCCTTGCGCTCTGCcgcctgctccagccccagctcaaGCACAATGTCTATGTTTCACAAGTCGAGCCTCAATGCCGTGGACAAGCCAGTTCTGAGTCCCGCCCCGACGAGGCCGGCCAGTGTGTCCCGACGCTACCTGTTTGAGAGCAACGATCAGCCCATCGACCTGACCAAGTCCAAGGGCAAGAAGGCCGAGTCCCCACAAGCACAGTCCTGCACGTCCCCGCCCCAGAAGCATGCTCTGTCTGACATCGCTGACATGGTCAAAGTCCTCCCCAAAGCCACCACCCCGAAGCCCGCCGCTTCCTCCAGGGTGCCCCCCGTGAAGCTGGAAATGGATGTCAGGCGCTTTGAGGACGTGTCCAGCGAAGTCTCGACCTTGCATAAAAGAAAGGGCCGGCAGTCCAACTGGAACCCTCAGCATCTTCTGATCTTGCAGGCTCAGTTTGCCTCCAGCCTCTTCCAGACGTCGGAGGGCAAGTACCTGCTGTCCGACCTGGGTCCACAAGAGCGAATGCAGATCTCGAAGTTTACGGGACTCTCGATGACCACCATCAGCCACTGGCTGGCCAACGTCAAGTACCAGCTCAGGAAGACGGGCGGGACCAAATTCCTGAAAAACATGGACAAGGGCCACCCTATCTTTTACTGCAGTGACTGCGCCTCCCAGTTCAGAACCCCGTCTACCTACATCAGCCACTTAGAGTCTCACCTAGGTTTCCAAATGAAGGACATGACCCGCATGGCAGTGGAACAGCAAAGCAAAGCGGAGCAGGAGCTCTCCCGGGTCTCGTCGGCTCAGAGGTCCCCGGAAACCATAGCTGGCGAAGAGGACACAGACTCTAAGTTCAAGT
- the TSHZ2 gene encoding teashirt homolog 2 isoform X6 has protein sequence MDKMTAVYANILSDSYWSGLGLGFKLSNSERRNCDTRNGSKTDFDWHQDALSKSLQQNLPSRPMSKPSLFSSVQLYRQNSKMCGAVFTGASRFRCRQCSAAYDTLVELTVHMNETGHYQDDNRKKDKLRPTSYSKPRKRAFQDMDKEDAQKVLKCMFCGDSFDSLQDLSVHMIKTKHYQKVPLKEPVPTISSKMVTPAKKRIFDVNRPCSPDSTTGSFADSFPSQKSANLQLSANNRYGYQNGASYTWQFEACKSQILKCMECGSSHDTLQQLTTHMMVTGHFLKVTSSASKKGKQLVLDPLAVEKMQSLSDAPSSDSLAPKPSSNSASDRTASTTELKKEGKKEKPEEIIKDEKVMKSEDYEDPLQKPLDPTIKYQYLREEDLEDGSKGGGDILKSLENTVTTAINKAQNGAPSWSAYPSIHAAYQLSEGTKPSLPLGSQVLQIRPNLANKLRPIAPKWKVMPLVSVPTNLAPYTQVKKEPEDKDDVEKECRRESAQEEASSFSHGEGHSFSKSELPSESKKAEPCPPEEENKLTKEGGEREKPQALEPASSLSNGCALTNHAPALPCINPLSALQSVLNNHLGKATEPLRSAACSSPSSSTMSMFHKSSLNAVDKPVLSPAPTRPASVSRRYLFESNDQPIDLTKSKGKKAESPQAQSCTSPPQKHALSDIADMVKVLPKATTPKPAASSRVPPVKLEMDVRRFEDVSSEVSTLHKRKGRQSNWNPQHLLILQAQFASSLFQTSEGKYLLSDLGPQERMQISKFTGLSMTTISHWLANVKYQLRKTGGTKFLKNMDKGHPIFYCSDCASQFRTPSTYISHLESHLGFQMKDMTRMAVEQQSKAEQELSRVSSAQRSPETIAGEEDTDSKFKCKLCCRTFVSKHAVKLHLSKTHSKSPEHHSQFVTDVDEE, from the coding sequence ATGGATAAAATGACCGCTGTCTACGCCAACATCTTGTCTGATTCCTACTGGTCCGGCCTGGGTCTTGGCTTTAAGCTGTCCAACAGCGAGAGGCGGAATTGTGACACCCGAAATGGCAGCAAGACTGATTTCGACTGGCACCAGGACGCTCTGTCCAAAAGCCTTCAGCAGAACTTGCCTTCCAGACCCATGTCGAAGCCCAGCCTGTTCAGCTCGGTCCAGCTGTACCGGCAGAACAGCAAGATGTGCGGGGCCGTTTTCACCGGGGCCAGCAGGTTCCGGTGCCGGCAGTGCAGTGCCGCCTACGACACCTTGGTCGAGTTGACTGTGCACATGAACGAAACAGGCCACTATCAAGATGACAACCGCAAAAAGGACAAGCTTAGACCCACGAGCTACTCAAAGCCCCGAAAAAGGGCTTTCCAGGACATGGACAAGGAGGACGCTCAAAAGGTTCTGAAATGTATGTTTTGTGGCGACTCCTTTGATTCCCTCCAAGATTTGAGCGTCCACAtgatcaaaacaaaacattacCAAAAAGTGCCTTTGAAGGAGCCAGTACCAACCATTTCCTCGAAAATGGTCACTCCCGCGAAGAAACGCATCTTCGATGTCAACCGGCCCTGTTCCCCCGATTCGACCACAGGGTCGTTTGCCGATTCATTTCCTTCTCAGAAGAGCGCCAACTTACAGCTGTCCGCCAACAATCGCTATGGGTACCAGAACGGCGCCAGCTACACCTGGCAGTTCGAGGCCTGCAAGTCCCAGATCCTGAAGTGCATGGAGTGCGGGAGCTCCCACGACACTTTGCAGCAGCTCACCACCCACATGATGGTCACCGGTcactttctcaaggtcaccagCTCTGCCTCCAAGAAAGGGAAGCAGCTGGTGTTGGACCCACTCGCCGTGGAGAAGATGCAGTCATTGTCTGACGCCCCAAGCAGTGATTCCCTGGCTCCCAAGCCGTCAAGTAACTCAGCTTCTGACCGCACAGCCTCCACAACTGAGTTAAAGAAAgagggtaaaaaagaaaaaccggAGGAGATCATCAAGGATGAGAAGGTCATGAAAAGCGAGGACTATGAAGACCCTCTGCAAAAACCTTTAGACCCTACAATTAAATACCAGTATCTAAGGGAGGAGGATTTGGAAGACGGCTCCAAGGGTGGAGGGGACATTTTGAAGTCACTGGAAAACACTGTTACCACCGCCATCAACAAAGCCCAAAACGGGGCTCCCAGCTGGAGCGCGTACCCCAGTATCCACGCGGCCTACCAGCTGTCCGAGGGCACCAAGCCTTCCctgcctctgggctcccaggTCCTGCAGATTCGACCCAACCTCGCCAACAAGCTAAGGCCAATTGCACCCAAGTGGAAAGTGATGCCACTGGTTTCCGTGCCCACAAACCTGGCCCCATACACTCAAGTTAAGAAGGAGCCAGAAGACAAAGATGACGTCGAGAAGGAGTGTAGGAGGGAAAGTGCCCAAGAAGAGGCGTCCTCCTTCAGCCACGGCGAGGGGCATTCTTTCTCCAAAAGCGAACTCCCTTCAGAATCCAAAAAGGCTGAGCCTTGTCCCCCAGAGGAGGAGAACAAGCTGACGAAAGAgggcggggagagagagaaaccccAGGCCTTGGAGCCAGCGTCTTCTCTCAGCAACGGTTGCGCCCTCACCAACCACGCTCCGGCCCTGCCGTGCATCAACCCGCTCAGCGCCCTGCAGTCCGTCCTGAACAATCACCTGGGCAAAGCCACGGAACCCTTGCGCTCTGCcgcctgctccagccccagctcaaGCACAATGTCTATGTTTCACAAGTCGAGCCTCAATGCCGTGGACAAGCCAGTTCTGAGTCCCGCCCCGACGAGGCCGGCCAGTGTGTCCCGACGCTACCTGTTTGAGAGCAACGATCAGCCCATCGACCTGACCAAGTCCAAGGGCAAGAAGGCCGAGTCCCCACAAGCACAGTCCTGCACGTCCCCGCCCCAGAAGCATGCTCTGTCTGACATCGCTGACATGGTCAAAGTCCTCCCCAAAGCCACCACCCCGAAGCCCGCCGCTTCCTCCAGGGTGCCCCCCGTGAAGCTGGAAATGGATGTCAGGCGCTTTGAGGACGTGTCCAGCGAAGTCTCGACCTTGCATAAAAGAAAGGGCCGGCAGTCCAACTGGAACCCTCAGCATCTTCTGATCTTGCAGGCTCAGTTTGCCTCCAGCCTCTTCCAGACGTCGGAGGGCAAGTACCTGCTGTCCGACCTGGGTCCACAAGAGCGAATGCAGATCTCGAAGTTTACGGGACTCTCGATGACCACCATCAGCCACTGGCTGGCCAACGTCAAGTACCAGCTCAGGAAGACGGGCGGGACCAAATTCCTGAAAAACATGGACAAGGGCCACCCTATCTTTTACTGCAGTGACTGCGCCTCCCAGTTCAGAACCCCGTCTACCTACATCAGCCACTTAGAGTCTCACCTAGGTTTCCAAATGAAGGACATGACCCGCATGGCAGTGGAACAGCAAAGCAAAGCGGAGCAGGAGCTCTCCCGGGTCTCGTCGGCTCAGAGGTCCCCGGAAACCATAGCTGGCGAAGAGGACACAGACTCTAAGTTCAAGTGTAAGTTGTGCTGTCGGACATTTGTGAGCAAACATGCAGTAAAACTCCACCTAAGCAAAACGCACAGCAAGTCACCCGAACACCATTCACAGTTTGTAACAGACGTGGATGAAGAATAG